A stretch of Paenibacillus mucilaginosus 3016 DNA encodes these proteins:
- a CDS encoding IS3 family transposase — protein sequence MYKHRFQYRVEKMCSVLQVSRSGYYKWVKHKPSKREKHRMWLKKRIRHHFYRLKKRPGSPVITAILREEDGCAVSSKTVSRLMKEMGLKSITVGKYKATTNSNHNMPVHDNILNQQFKVEAPNKVWVTDITYVATGEGWLYLASVMDLYSRKIVGWATGARMTRELVIEALELAYKRQKPAPGLIHHSDRGSQYASSDYQERLADYFMTGSMSRKGNCYDNACIESFHSTLKKELVYQTKFKTRKQATDELYNYIEFYYNRTRRHSTLGYKTPHRFEQMYHEQRAA from the coding sequence ATTTATAAACACCGCTTCCAGTACCGTGTCGAGAAGATGTGCTCCGTTTTACAAGTATCCAGAAGCGGCTATTACAAGTGGGTAAAACACAAGCCTAGTAAACGGGAAAAGCACCGGATGTGGCTGAAAAAACGCATCCGGCATCACTTTTACCGTTTGAAGAAGCGCCCGGGCAGCCCCGTGATTACTGCGATTCTGCGAGAGGAAGACGGTTGTGCTGTCTCCTCAAAAACGGTCAGTCGCCTTATGAAAGAGATGGGTCTTAAGTCGATTACGGTTGGAAAATACAAAGCAACGACCAATTCCAACCACAACATGCCTGTTCATGACAATATCCTAAATCAGCAGTTTAAAGTGGAGGCACCCAACAAGGTCTGGGTAACAGATATTACTTATGTCGCCACTGGCGAAGGCTGGCTATACTTAGCCAGTGTGATGGACTTATATTCACGTAAAATCGTGGGCTGGGCTACAGGCGCGCGGATGACTAGGGAGCTCGTGATCGAAGCCCTGGAGCTTGCTTACAAGCGTCAGAAACCGGCCCCTGGCTTGATCCACCACTCCGACCGCGGATCTCAGTATGCAAGCAGTGATTACCAAGAACGGCTGGCAGACTACTTCATGACCGGCAGCATGAGTCGAAAAGGGAACTGCTATGACAATGCGTGTATCGAGTCTTTTCACAGTACATTGAAAAAAGAGCTTGTGTACCAAACCAAGTTTAAAACTCGTAAACAAGCAACCGATGAACTCTATAATTACATCGAGTTTTACTACAACCGAACACGGCGCCACTCCACTTTGGGTTATAAAACGCCTCATCGCTTTGAACAGATGTACCATGAACAAAGAGCAGCTTAG
- a CDS encoding S8 family serine peptidase, translated as MRTKVAAAVSSLLVATSLLAGVGYSKPAAPVSQKHTYVIAFQSSLPANYESIVTKAGGKVLRALPELGGLEVESDRPDFLSNLSGVSGIRAANREMVHKLDPDPAGADGLPVTDIPQNAETYWPYQWDIQRVTNNGASYKLETGGTKHADGTVRHKAVVGVIDSGIDANHPDLKANFLGGMNFVPAGVDASEKGDPNDIRDRDGHGTHVAGSIAANGKVKGVGPDLGIRSYRVFAAEGGAPTSWIAAAIVQAANDKVDVINMSIGGFDGIARYTYEGLKYSDVADMLLWKRAVQYAVSRNVTVVAAAGNEELNLNDAHAVVDYMNQSYGELGFTFKSAVREVPGTLPGVINVSSSNQWSTDHIAFYSNYGSTIDVAAPGGDNGPVYDASRNLDERDFHYRTLSTWPTYLEPYFTSNLSGYALLHGTSMAAPKVAGIAGVIKAAHPEYTPAQVQSLIKQTAVDLGKSGQDPLFGTGEANIYKALSR; from the coding sequence TTGAGAACAAAGGTCGCTGCTGCCGTAAGTTCGCTGCTGGTTGCCACCAGCCTGCTTGCCGGAGTCGGGTATTCCAAACCGGCCGCCCCGGTATCCCAGAAACATACCTATGTGATCGCGTTTCAGTCTTCGCTTCCCGCAAACTATGAATCGATTGTAACGAAAGCAGGCGGCAAAGTGCTGCGGGCCCTGCCGGAACTCGGCGGCCTTGAAGTGGAATCCGACCGCCCGGACTTTCTGTCGAATCTCAGCGGCGTCTCCGGCATCCGGGCGGCCAACCGCGAAATGGTGCATAAGCTCGATCCGGACCCCGCCGGTGCGGACGGCCTGCCGGTGACCGATATCCCGCAGAACGCCGAAACGTACTGGCCGTATCAATGGGACATCCAGCGGGTTACGAATAACGGCGCTTCCTATAAGCTGGAGACCGGCGGAACGAAGCATGCGGACGGGACGGTCAGGCACAAAGCGGTAGTCGGCGTGATCGATTCGGGCATCGACGCGAACCACCCGGACCTCAAGGCGAACTTCCTCGGCGGCATGAACTTTGTTCCGGCCGGGGTCGATGCCAGCGAGAAGGGCGACCCGAACGATATCCGGGACCGCGACGGTCACGGAACCCATGTGGCCGGCTCCATAGCGGCCAACGGCAAGGTGAAGGGCGTCGGTCCGGATCTCGGGATCCGCTCGTACCGCGTATTCGCCGCGGAAGGCGGAGCCCCCACTTCCTGGATCGCTGCAGCCATCGTGCAAGCGGCCAACGACAAGGTGGACGTCATCAACATGTCGATCGGCGGCTTTGACGGGATCGCACGTTACACCTACGAAGGGCTCAAGTACAGCGACGTGGCGGACATGCTTCTCTGGAAGCGGGCGGTGCAGTATGCCGTAAGCCGCAATGTGACGGTGGTAGCCGCCGCCGGCAACGAGGAGCTGAACCTGAATGATGCGCATGCCGTCGTGGACTATATGAACCAATCGTACGGAGAGCTGGGCTTCACCTTCAAGAGCGCCGTGAGAGAAGTGCCGGGGACGCTTCCGGGCGTCATCAACGTCTCCTCTTCGAACCAATGGTCCACAGATCACATTGCGTTCTACTCCAATTACGGCAGCACGATTGACGTGGCCGCCCCTGGCGGTGACAACGGTCCGGTCTACGATGCAAGCCGCAATCTGGACGAGCGCGATTTCCATTACCGTACGCTAAGCACCTGGCCGACGTACCTCGAGCCTTACTTCACTTCGAACCTTTCCGGCTATGCGCTGCTGCACGGCACTTCGATGGCCGCCCCGAAGGTGGCGGGCATTGCGGGTGTGATCAAGGCCGCGCATCCGGAGTACACGCCGGCCCAGGTGCAGTCGCTCATCAAGCAGACGGCCGTGGATCTCGGCAAATCGGGTCAGGACCCTCTGTTCGGCACCGGGGAAGCGAATATCTATAAGGCGCTGAGCCGGTAA